The genomic segment GCGCCTCGCCTGGCGCCCGAGGACGTCGAGCGCGCGTTTCACGAATTCGGGATCAACACCTTTCTCGCGCATCCGCTGATGCGGGGCCTGTTCGAGGGCGTGCGCCGGCTGATCAAGGCCGGACACCGCGATTCCCTGGTGCTGATCTCCGAGTCGAGCTTCCCGTTCGCCTTCGCCACCCGGCGCGAACTCGAGAAGCACCTGCGGGGCCTGGGCACCGACCACCTCGACGTGTGGCTCGCCGGCTGGGTGAAGAGCCGCTGGGAGGTGCGGCCAGCGATGTGGGCCGAACTCGAACGCCTCCGGGCGGCCGGCAAGACCCGGGCGATCGGGCTGTCGAGCCACAACCGCGTACTGGCGGCCGCACTGGCGCACGAACTGCCGATCGACGTGTTGATGATTCGCTACAACGCCGCGCATCGCGGAGCGGAGCGCGAGATCTTCCCGTCGATCGAGACCCTGGGCGATCGGCGGCCCGGCATCATCGCCTACACGGCCACGCGCTGGGGGATGTTGCTGCGGCCGTTGCCCGCGCAGGGCTTCCCGGCCGCCATGACCGGTCCCGAGTGCTACCGCTTCGTGCTCGACCACCCGCAGGTGGACGCCGTATGGTGCGCGCCGGCCAGCCTGGCGGAACTGGCCGAGGACGTCGCAGGCGTCCAGGCCGGCCCCTTGCCGGCCGGCCGGCGGGAAGAGGTTTGCCGCTTCGGCGACGCGGTGCATGCCGCCGCTCGCGGGGGCTTCCGCTGGATGTTCGGCGCCACGGCGCACTGATCGATTGGGAGGATTCGCGACATGAGACTCGGAACCGGCATCGTCACGCTCGCCGCCGCCGCAGCCCTGGCCCTGCCGGGCTGCGTGATCACGCCCGAACTGCTGAGTACGCTCCTCAAGGAGGGCCCGAAGGGCCTGCCGACGCCGCCGGGCGGCCAGGAGGTCAAGGACTACTTCTTCCCGTACTCGGCCACCTGGAAGCTCAAGTACAAGGACACGAAGAAATCCAGCTTCTCGCTCGGCACCTTCAGCTCCGAAGATTCCACGACCGCCACGGTCACCGACGAAATCGACTCGTTCGGCGGCCGCGACGCGCGGACCAAGTCGACCTCCGTCGCGACCATCACCACCAAGTCTGGCTCGAACACCTCGACGCGCACCGAGACCACCTCGTCGAAGACCAGCTATACCCTCAACGCCGACGGCTCGGTGACGTCCCAGAACGAGGGCGGCGAGAAGTTCACCATCACGAAGGAGGTCTTCACCGCCGGCACGACGTTCAAGCAGAACAACGTGCTCTTCAAGCTCACACCCGTCGGTCCCGAGCCCGTGGCCGCGAGCGGGAAGACCTTCCAGGACGCCTTCAAGTTCCGCGTCGAGGCGTCCAGCGCCACGTCGTCGGCTCTCCCGACCGGGGGAGAGATGTCCATCAAGGCGAACATGAGCGGGACGTTCTGGGTGGCCAGGGGCGTCGGCCCGGTCAAGCACGATCTGACCGGCACGATCCAGGTCAGCGGCGCCGCCACCGGATCGGGCACGATAAGCGACTATCGGGAGCTCGAGAACGCGACCCCGTAGACCGCCCCATGGTTTGACCCGGCGGAGCGGGGAGGCTACGCTGGGACGATCCTGGAGGCGAAAGGGTCCTGGTGGGCCCAGCGGTCTTCAAAGCCGACTTTGAGACGGTCAACCCGGCTCAGGTGGGTTCGATTCCCACACGCCTCCGTACGCGGCGGCCCAACAGCGCCAGTCCAAGCCGAGCGGCAGCGGCCGCCGCGAGAGCGCCCCTAGGCGCCCAAAAAACCATACCAGGCAATCTGCCCATCAAAACCTTCCTTCGCTCCCCACGGAGCCCAAGGTGACGGAGCAAACTGGCGCGGTAAGTCGTCTTGCCCTAGGATCACCATGGACTGGTTGAAAGCCGGGTAAGAAACATGGTTCGCGTCACTGGACTGGCGATCGCCCTCGCGGCGACGGCCTCCGCCATTGCGGGAGCCGGCCCGGCCGCCGCCGCGCCCGGCCCCGGTCGGGCGATGCTCGCGGCAGCGACGGCGTCTCGCCTGGATGCCGACGACCTGGCCCGCATCGGCCGCGGCGAGATCGTGTTCGACGTCGAGGACGCGGGCCGCGGCGAC from the Candidatus Tanganyikabacteria bacterium genome contains:
- a CDS encoding aldo/keto reductase — its product is MLPRRPLGATGLEVSPLGLAALSVPAWRPAAPRLAPEDVERAFHEFGINTFLAHPLMRGLFEGVRRLIKAGHRDSLVLISESSFPFAFATRRELEKHLRGLGTDHLDVWLAGWVKSRWEVRPAMWAELERLRAAGKTRAIGLSSHNRVLAAALAHELPIDVLMIRYNAAHRGAEREIFPSIETLGDRRPGIIAYTATRWGMLLRPLPAQGFPAAMTGPECYRFVLDHPQVDAVWCAPASLAELAEDVAGVQAGPLPAGRREEVCRFGDAVHAAARGGFRWMFGATAH